Proteins from one Gossypium raimondii isolate GPD5lz chromosome 8, ASM2569854v1, whole genome shotgun sequence genomic window:
- the LOC105790938 gene encoding uncharacterized protein LOC105790938: MPINRDPSSPPPMIGKIGPYTVFVTPPSTPTPTEPPVFQSPQKAVAPPAPAPPPVRPPPQQFDKSFVASDSDGSILGFFRNAAFKVQNAHSSLDDHLARWFGLNQSKYQWALDDYYESKGFEKEGVKVKEISSKMQSV, encoded by the exons ATGCCAATCAACAGAGACCCTTCTAGTCCCCCGCCTATGATCGGCAAGATCGGTCCCTACACTGTCTTCGTTACCCCACCTTCTACCCCTACCCCCACTGAACCTCCTGTTTTTCAGTCTCCTCAGAAGGCGGTCGCGCCTCCTGCTCCTGCTCCTCCTCCGGTCCGACCGCCGCCTCAACAGTTTGATAAGTCTTTTGTTGCGTCCGATTCTGATGGCTCCATTCTGGGTTTTTTCAGGAATGCTGCATTTAAAGTCCAAAATG CTCATTCAAGCTTGGATGACCATTTAGCTCGCTGGTTTGGCTTAAATCAGTCCAAGTATCAGTGGGCACTGGACGATTATTACGAGAGCAAGGGATTT GAAAAGGAAGGTGTAAAAGTGAAAGAAATATCAAgcaaaatgcaaagtgtgtag